The following proteins come from a genomic window of Sebaldella sp. S0638:
- a CDS encoding lysozyme inhibitor LprI family protein, translated as MKKFILFLAFIFSVSLFANYESDLLNRMKPVEKKADSMLSSSTSTVEMVEAIVYEADEWDTELNKVYKLLMSNLSKDGQNSLRNVQRRWIKERDRKIALENSGGTMDLINKNSVFLEETKKRTLELAKSYDKLKTGK; from the coding sequence ATGAAAAAGTTTATTTTATTTTTAGCATTTATATTTTCTGTATCTCTGTTTGCAAATTACGAAAGCGACCTGCTTAACAGAATGAAGCCTGTAGAAAAAAAGGCAGATTCAATGCTCAGTTCATCGACAAGTACCGTAGAAATGGTCGAGGCTATTGTGTATGAAGCTGACGAATGGGATACTGAATTAAACAAGGTGTACAAACTTCTTATGTCCAATCTCTCAAAAGACGGGCAAAACTCGCTGAGAAATGTACAACGTCGGTGGATAAAAGAAAGAGACAGAAAAATAGCTCTGGAAAACAGCGGCGGTACTATGGATTTAATCAACAAAAACAGCGTATTTTTAGAAGAAACAAAAAAGCGTACTCTGGAGCTTGCTAAATCTTATGACAAACTTAAAACCGGAAAATAA
- a CDS encoding PTS sugar transporter subunit IIA has translation MLKEFLNGNINLTESASDWEESVRIAAKPLLEKGFISEDYVNSMTNDIKRLGFYIVLREGVAMPHSRPENGVSRTSMSLLKLENPVNYGDNKVKLIFILAAEDSEKHIEALTGFSELLQDDDEVEALMNAKTMEEVTNIINKY, from the coding sequence ATGCTAAAAGAATTTTTAAACGGAAATATAAATTTGACGGAAAGCGCTTCAGACTGGGAAGAGTCAGTAAGAATAGCAGCGAAACCATTGCTGGAAAAAGGATTTATATCTGAAGACTATGTAAATTCAATGACAAACGATATAAAGAGACTGGGATTCTATATAGTGCTGAGGGAAGGGGTGGCAATGCCGCACTCAAGACCCGAAAACGGAGTATCTAGAACATCAATGTCACTTTTGAAGCTGGAAAATCCCGTGAATTACGGGGACAATAAAGTGAAATTGATTTTTATACTCGCAGCAGAAGACAGCGAGAAACATATAGAAGCATTAACAGGTTTTTCAGAGCTTCTGCAGGATGATGATGAAGTAGAGGCATTAATGAATGCCAAAACAATGGAGGAAGTAACAAATATAATAAATAAATATTAA
- a CDS encoding transcription antiterminator — MLNHREQELLDFFVKNKEFTYEEICNKYGISERAARYNIDNINYFLEVLHISPIKKSGKNLYFDNTQDISNIYTILNDIEIFSQEERLEILKFILCFDKTGLNLTKSSEKLRVSRTTIKKDMKILKKEMIREGFDVTYKNNDGYRIEGEAYKLELYKIGLLKDNLILINTKDKESSYKKTMSELCDSLFNIKEKKSIKEFILNIQKNLSINISDEIFYVIYAYLIILIDNHKNIQSLYTRSSNKSFLLETKEFLIIEKEIKKIKDLKNTEIPKERILELADFILGITTNEYNSNNLENWIHEEVFIKKMVNEFNKYIELDITNDEILIDCLIYHMKPVIYRIRNNVRVTNPVFKELIISKDPVLEIVKIIIKDIEKMFGIEFPEEEQALLAFHFKASIDRNTHQNLKRILLVCGLGYGSSRLLEQSIKENYNVDIVDVLPYYLLKDALKNYKNIDLILTTLDINEKYEIPVVKINPMLKQEDYLEMAKYNIPKNDNKIFLSKILKIIKKNTKIINEEILINEIKQEFKNRIIDDVDYKTTHIKEFINEKSVTVLDEVESWEEAIRISGNLLVDNMYVKEEYIDEMINLVKKYGSYIVIDDGIALPHAGISHNVLKLGVGVLVVKKPVLFPDKKSANIFISFASNENKSHLTILNDLFDLITKCNLKGELLRAKDKNEVIDYFLKTKV; from the coding sequence ATGTTAAATCACAGAGAACAGGAACTATTGGATTTTTTTGTTAAGAACAAAGAATTCACTTATGAAGAAATATGTAATAAATACGGTATTTCTGAGAGGGCAGCCAGATATAACATTGATAATATAAATTATTTTCTGGAAGTATTACATATCAGTCCTATAAAAAAATCAGGAAAGAATCTGTATTTTGATAATACACAGGATATATCAAATATTTATACAATATTGAATGATATTGAAATTTTTTCGCAGGAAGAACGGCTGGAAATATTGAAGTTCATATTATGCTTTGATAAAACCGGTTTGAATCTTACCAAAAGTTCTGAAAAATTAAGAGTATCAAGAACTACAATAAAAAAAGATATGAAAATTTTGAAAAAGGAGATGATAAGGGAAGGTTTCGATGTAACCTACAAAAATAACGACGGATACAGGATTGAAGGAGAGGCATACAAGCTGGAATTATATAAGATAGGTCTTTTGAAAGATAATCTTATTCTCATAAACACAAAGGATAAAGAGAGTTCTTACAAAAAAACCATGTCAGAGCTGTGTGACAGTCTTTTCAACATAAAAGAGAAAAAAAGCATCAAGGAATTTATATTAAATATCCAGAAAAACCTTAGTATAAATATCAGTGATGAAATATTTTATGTTATTTATGCATATCTGATAATACTAATAGATAATCATAAAAACATTCAGTCATTATACACAAGGAGCAGTAACAAGAGTTTCCTTTTAGAAACGAAAGAATTTCTTATTATAGAAAAAGAGATAAAAAAAATAAAAGATTTGAAAAATACAGAAATTCCAAAAGAAAGAATTCTGGAACTTGCGGATTTTATTCTGGGGATAACTACAAATGAATATAACAGCAATAATCTGGAAAACTGGATTCATGAAGAAGTATTTATAAAAAAGATGGTAAATGAATTTAATAAATATATTGAGTTGGATATTACGAATGACGAAATATTAATAGACTGTCTCATATACCACATGAAGCCGGTAATATACAGAATCAGAAATAATGTAAGGGTAACAAACCCTGTTTTCAAGGAATTGATAATAAGTAAAGACCCCGTTTTGGAAATAGTGAAGATAATAATCAAAGATATTGAAAAAATGTTTGGAATAGAATTTCCCGAAGAGGAGCAGGCTCTTCTTGCCTTTCATTTTAAGGCATCAATAGACAGAAATACACATCAGAATCTGAAAAGAATTCTTTTAGTATGCGGTCTTGGTTACGGGAGTTCAAGACTTCTGGAACAGAGTATAAAGGAAAACTATAATGTAGATATAGTGGATGTACTTCCTTATTACCTGCTGAAAGATGCACTGAAAAATTATAAAAATATAGATTTAATACTGACTACGCTTGATATAAACGAGAAATATGAAATTCCGGTGGTAAAAATAAATCCAATGTTAAAACAGGAAGATTATCTTGAAATGGCAAAATATAATATACCAAAAAATGATAATAAAATTTTTCTGTCAAAAATTTTGAAAATAATAAAGAAAAATACAAAGATTATCAATGAGGAAATTCTTATTAATGAAATAAAGCAGGAGTTTAAAAACAGGATAATAGATGATGTAGACTATAAAACCACACATATAAAAGAATTTATAAATGAAAAAAGTGTAACGGTACTGGATGAAGTGGAAAGCTGGGAAGAAGCAATAAGAATATCGGGAAATCTTCTGGTGGACAATATGTATGTGAAAGAAGAGTATATAGATGAAATGATAAATCTGGTAAAAAAATACGGTTCATATATAGTTATTGACGACGGAATAGCACTTCCGCATGCGGGGATCAGCCATAACGTACTGAAACTGGGCGTAGGAGTGCTGGTAGTAAAGAAACCTGTTTTATTCCCTGATAAAAAGTCAGCTAATATTTTTATATCATTTGCAAGTAATGAAAATAAATCACATCTTACTATCCTTAATGATTTATTTGATCTTATAACAAAGTGTAACTTAAAAGGGGAGCTGCTTAGAGCAAAAGATAAAAATGAAGTAATAGATTATTTTTTAAAAACAAAAGTTTAG